In Carya illinoinensis cultivar Pawnee chromosome 6, C.illinoinensisPawnee_v1, whole genome shotgun sequence, a single genomic region encodes these proteins:
- the LOC122314235 gene encoding protein MIZU-KUSSEI 1-like, protein MKLITAKSTTPHDSSFSFSRRYFHWKKKTDDEDDEEEVLTFSSSSHFCEEGIKDEEFGNPLPAEISSVSTPRKKQSNSKLRSALTLFGKSRSSTRVIGTLFGYRRGHAHIAFQEDAKQDPAFFIELATTTSVLVREMASGLVRIALVCEKRMDSKKGKKLLEETLWRTYCNGKKCGLAIRRECGAEELKVLKAVEPISMGAGVLPGSASGNGAGSEGELMYMRARFERVVGSKDHSQAFYMINPDGAGGPELSVYLLRV, encoded by the coding sequence ATGAAGCTTATCACAGCCAAGAGTACTACTCCTCATGActcttccttctctttctcCAGGAGGTACTTCCACTGGAAAAAGAAGAccgatgatgaggatgatgaggaagaAGTACTGACCTTCAGCTCATCTTCTCATTTCTGTGAGGAAGGGATCAAAGATGAAGAGTTTGGAAACCCCCTGCCTGCAGAAATCTCTTCTGTGTCAACACCAAGGAAGAAGCAGTCAAATTCTAAGCTCCGATCTGCTCTTACTCTTTTTGGTAAGAGCAGATCAAGCACCCGAGTGATAGGTACCCTTTTCGGGTATCGCAGAGGACATGCCCATATTGCATTTCAAGAGGATGCCAAGCAGGACCCAGCATTTTTTATCGAGCTCGCAACAACAACAAGCGTCTTGGTCCGGGAAATGGCATCAGGGCTGGTCCGCATTGCTTTGGTGTGTGAGAAGAGAATGGACAGCAAGAAAGGTAAGAAGTTACTGGAGGAGACCCTGTGGAGGACATACTGCAATGGCAAGAAATGCGGGTTGGCGATTAGGCGTGAGTGCGGGGCTGAGGAGTTGAAGGTGCTGAAAGCTGTGGAGCCAATTTCAATGGGTGCTGGAGTGTTGCCAGGGAGTGCCAGTGGGAATGGAGCTGGGTCCGAAGGCGAGCTCATGTATATGAGAGCCAGGTTTGAGCGTGTTGTTGGATCTAAAGATCACTCGCAAGCCTTTTACATGATCAACCCTGATGGTGCTGGTGGTCCTGAACTTAGCGTGTATTTGCTTAGAGTTTAG